In Streptomyces thermolilacinus SPC6, a single genomic region encodes these proteins:
- a CDS encoding SDR family oxidoreductase, protein MTNPAETYEKTFTGQEPFIAQHRSAGTGLLPAAVQLEMALVGVARRRPFAPLELTGVTFLRPLVIADRATAPVRLDVTAGTDRTRFELTTVVSGSRKPLSTGAGRFLPADARPPRPVAGHWPAGARDIAPERLYSGWEREGLQYGPDFRTVRALSVGDGGTARATLRSDAEPMPWYAHPLLVDGVFQVVSCALQDLTGTHGPYPMLPIGLERLALHADLSAPTDGVTVHVRRTSDDGAYATADALLLGPSDEVLAEFQGVRMRRTTSLTRATGTTPAVTTGAGADVTRTPAPAPVRREALPVSRIDWRPEEVGAGRREPASGTWVVLHHGRTDRLGTGVADRLRADGARVVEVAAGPAALPSGTPDPDRLTLDRRDDEAFRRLWDEVGDPVEGLVHLWNADGPSGGRRDEEEELGLGLYACLAALRTLGERQRKSRFLVVTRDGQPVADGDRPVPARAALWGLVRTAAIEYPGLRPRLVDLGGDPGELLPALVAELGDARGPVEVGYRDGVRHVPVRVRDRSAYAPPRPAGQGPVRPGGRYLVLGGHGGLGLEVAERFAREGAGVVALVSRSGGSRGSDERMAAITAHGCAAVSYSADITAPGALAALVERMRQEHGEVHGVVHAAGTLKDGLIRGATAEDVAAVMRPKADGVRELAAAVAGADLDFAVLFASVSGTFGNLGQGGYAAANAYLDGYAHAHGAPWLSVDWGLWGEVGMGTAVADQLRARGVRPLTTAEGLDALIAVLGAEQPARQLVIAHPDAGTEIVELDGAAAVAGSASAAPGHTDTAPGHTGAAPGHTDGAAEAGEGAGDVDRVADALAGFLAERLGVASLDREAPLSEYGMSSIMSVELSEELSRRWGVSLPATLFLEYGAFDELAEALTQRYGAAAALPKPTGDDDTAPDAEAATRATGSAESGEPVESAESIVPEGAARSGAGPATVPFAVPAVPERSRRPAPGGRDLDVAIVAVSGDLPGAPGGVAELWPLLRAGGHAFTDVPAERWDIEAHFEPRGPRMTGTYCRKGAFLSGADRFDPAFFGISVREAEEMDVQQKLLLEHAWAVRDDAGLAGRRDIGVFVGATYTHHRDTRGLETVGPHTALGSMNAVLANRISYALDLTGPSQTVDTLCSSSLVALQQAVAALRAGHCGAAIVAACQVGLTPWYYRSLSQLGALSETLPRPFDEHADGFLPGEGALAVLLKPLADAERDGDRIWGVVRGTAVNHGGRGSALPVPRSEAQAAVVRAALDDAGLAPADISLIETHGTATRLGDPIEIAALTEVFGDDPDRDGPCHLGAVKGNIGHLEPAAGLAGLVKALLCLRHGEIPPVAGFEKASSHLDLSSGPFEIPTEPRPWTSAGPRRFGVSSFGMGGTNAHVVVEEYLGGDRAGEAGGGPAAEGAHAAGTPGEHLLVLSGHTPEALLRRMADTRTLLRGETASGTRELCRSSAVGRDHRAYRVAVLGGTAEELGAGLDHALRLADRAAGTVVRGSAVVETAAGGLGVPALRYAEGKAVDWASVYPDPAVRRRPLPPYPFGAAPADAAPVATAAHPGLPGASAGAPGEDVAEAVRGLSRAHRVLGEETVPGAVPLALGLRAADEVRGVAFTGRGSGSHPLTSDLDEPGRTGPATFRHAGRIIARLTTGGSRTGPAPAALDLDALRADLGRSLAPAGLYAWFAAKGMELAAPLRSITEVHYGPRRVLARVGLAPGGSPLEAEATALDAAFQAMAVLTLADPEAPTGTFLPVSIDRAARWGDPAHTAYVLLDGAEPGAESVRRGDAALLAADGRVLVRLDGIEYRTVGGNTTGTGTVVGTAAGNAHATAGPADTAGAEGRGGAPGTAASAGPVARPARLAAAETAVVEVVRGALHDPRITATTSLSAVGIDSMLATAVAAELDERYGVPLSPTDVLDAADCRTLAAHVAELAPKDAFARPAAEAAAWDAEGPGRPTKPGGDPASAPTVEPERSERPERAEGTESATGTARTARAAADQAVYRAPLVGADAGGASADDVAVIGLAVALPGATDPDGLWQLLAESGDRIGPAPARRWGRYADGREPDVGGFLDGVEEFDARFFDFFPKQAEALDPQARWLLRTTWEALESAGLPPRGLSPSTGVFVGASYQHYKDYNLSPELDAPAGLGNHNAFLANRVSFFLDLHGPSMTIATLCSSSLVALHTAVRSIRAGECEQAVVAGVRVAMSPLHYIAMRNLRALSPSGRSRPFDSGADGFVPGEGVVTVVLKPLWAALRDGDRVRGVIRGSAVNHGGRTSGLTVPSSAAQSEVVSAALADAGVPVESIGLVEAHGTGTSLGDPIEVEGLTRAWRAVTDRSQFCAIGSLKSNVGHLEPAAGLAGLVKVLLSMERGVVPPSLHVGRPNDHIRFEDTPFYLADGVKEGPRPESGPRRGAVSAFGMGGVNAHVIVEEPPPAPDREVLVPESFVVRVSGADEGAVRTLAAAYADRFDAARDAVETADLCHTANTGRSPLEFQSAVPGRSAAELAAALRSVADGTLPVARVDIDLTADAAAALSGTTAAPGRPVGAAALASAGYAHIDWAGLSAVGARVTDLPTYPFAGTPFWRGPDEADSPEHAETPAGGGQPGTAAVRVGWRARALPPAASGGPATVSLAAADPGIGEALAGLLRDRGVTVVAPGTPADAALVVGARDSRDADPSELSSFWAELSGLMRALPQGSGVLWASFGGAGIHPGGQGGHGGPDPVRAATAMAVRAAGAEGRRPTAVVHLDPADPAGAQAAHLAAELAALTSGTPDAATDAGTTVAAYRQGVRYVPETVPAPPRRPYSLPAEGYCLVTGGLGAVGLRLTERLIARGARRVAVVGRSALDATRARALRGLAGGGAEVEYLPCDVSDPAALAAVADRLGRRWGRLVGVVHASGGVNPFGAMHRRPWSDAEKVLAPKVAGSLHVVRLAKEQRADFAVLVSSIAGTQALAGRGLVDYSLANAFQLALAEREDDEVTAVTAHAWPNWTGIGMKAGDTFSAAYSIGAEEALDAFFGHLRSGGAVVFPGTSPAPARTEPAPAAQPAQAFPASQPSPVTPATPAARAESPVAGPRGAGARRDTTAMRARVRDAFLHVLGEDPGDRPLQGLGLDSLMIAELTTALERGGGPAVDPSLLMRARTADDIAAELAVLPDPAVPADLPASPGPARAFAPDHDGAAASTLSALLRPLLDRDGQRGAVPS, encoded by the coding sequence GTGACGAACCCGGCCGAGACGTACGAGAAGACCTTCACGGGCCAGGAGCCCTTCATCGCCCAGCACCGTTCCGCGGGAACCGGGCTGCTGCCCGCCGCCGTACAGCTGGAGATGGCGCTCGTGGGCGTCGCCCGACGCCGACCGTTCGCTCCCCTGGAGCTGACCGGCGTAACGTTCCTGCGTCCCCTCGTCATCGCCGACCGGGCCACCGCGCCGGTCCGGCTCGACGTGACCGCCGGCACCGACCGGACCCGCTTCGAACTGACCACCGTCGTGTCCGGCAGCCGCAAGCCGCTGTCGACCGGCGCCGGACGGTTCCTCCCCGCGGACGCGCGGCCTCCGCGCCCGGTCGCGGGCCACTGGCCCGCCGGCGCGCGGGACATCGCGCCGGAGCGGCTCTACAGCGGATGGGAGAGGGAAGGACTCCAGTACGGACCCGACTTCCGTACCGTCCGCGCGCTGTCCGTCGGGGACGGCGGAACGGCGCGCGCCACCCTGCGGTCCGACGCCGAGCCGATGCCCTGGTACGCCCATCCGCTGCTCGTGGACGGCGTCTTCCAGGTCGTCAGCTGCGCCCTCCAGGACCTGACGGGCACGCACGGCCCGTACCCCATGCTGCCGATCGGCCTGGAGCGGCTCGCCCTCCACGCCGACCTGTCGGCGCCGACGGACGGTGTCACCGTCCACGTCCGCCGCACGAGCGACGACGGCGCCTACGCCACCGCCGACGCGCTGCTGCTGGGGCCGTCGGACGAGGTCCTCGCCGAGTTCCAGGGCGTGCGGATGCGGCGGACGACCAGCCTGACACGCGCGACCGGCACGACGCCCGCCGTGACGACCGGCGCGGGGGCCGACGTGACGCGGACGCCCGCCCCGGCCCCGGTCCGGCGTGAGGCGCTGCCCGTCTCCCGCATCGACTGGCGCCCCGAGGAGGTCGGGGCGGGCCGCCGCGAACCGGCGTCCGGCACCTGGGTGGTGCTTCACCACGGCCGGACCGACCGGCTCGGCACCGGCGTCGCCGACCGGCTGCGTGCCGACGGCGCCCGCGTGGTGGAGGTGGCCGCCGGTCCGGCCGCCCTGCCGAGCGGCACCCCCGATCCCGACCGGCTGACGCTGGACCGGCGCGACGACGAGGCGTTCCGGCGGCTCTGGGACGAAGTCGGCGACCCCGTTGAGGGCCTGGTCCACCTGTGGAACGCCGACGGCCCGTCCGGTGGCCGTCGGGACGAGGAGGAGGAGCTGGGCCTCGGCCTGTACGCCTGCCTGGCCGCCCTGCGGACCCTCGGCGAGCGGCAGCGCAAGTCCCGCTTCCTCGTGGTGACCCGCGACGGCCAGCCCGTCGCGGACGGCGACCGGCCGGTCCCCGCCCGCGCCGCCCTGTGGGGACTCGTGCGCACCGCCGCCATCGAGTACCCGGGCCTCCGCCCGCGCCTCGTCGACCTCGGCGGCGACCCAGGCGAGCTGCTCCCCGCCCTCGTGGCGGAACTCGGCGACGCCCGCGGGCCCGTCGAGGTCGGCTACCGGGACGGCGTCCGGCACGTGCCCGTCCGGGTGCGCGACCGCTCGGCGTACGCCCCGCCACGCCCTGCCGGGCAGGGCCCCGTCCGGCCCGGCGGACGCTACCTCGTCCTCGGCGGCCACGGCGGCCTGGGCCTGGAGGTGGCCGAGCGGTTCGCCCGGGAGGGCGCCGGTGTCGTCGCGCTGGTCAGCCGCTCAGGCGGGAGCCGCGGCTCCGACGAGCGGATGGCCGCGATCACCGCCCACGGCTGCGCGGCCGTCTCGTACAGCGCGGACATCACCGCACCCGGCGCCCTGGCGGCCCTGGTGGAGCGGATGCGGCAGGAGCACGGGGAGGTGCACGGCGTGGTCCACGCCGCGGGCACCCTCAAGGACGGACTGATCCGCGGCGCCACCGCCGAGGACGTCGCGGCGGTGATGCGGCCCAAGGCCGACGGGGTCCGCGAGCTGGCCGCCGCCGTGGCCGGGGCGGACCTGGACTTCGCGGTGCTGTTCGCCTCCGTCTCCGGCACGTTCGGCAACCTCGGGCAGGGCGGCTACGCCGCCGCCAACGCCTACCTCGACGGCTACGCCCACGCGCACGGCGCGCCGTGGCTCAGCGTCGACTGGGGCCTGTGGGGCGAGGTCGGCATGGGCACCGCCGTCGCGGACCAGCTCCGGGCGCGCGGCGTCCGGCCGCTGACCACCGCGGAGGGCCTGGACGCCCTCATCGCCGTCCTGGGGGCGGAGCAGCCCGCCCGGCAGCTCGTCATCGCCCACCCGGACGCCGGAACCGAGATCGTCGAACTCGACGGCGCGGCGGCCGTCGCCGGTTCCGCCTCCGCCGCCCCCGGCCACACGGACACCGCCCCCGGCCACACGGGCGCCGCCCCCGGTCACACGGACGGCGCCGCCGAAGCCGGTGAAGGGGCGGGGGACGTGGACCGCGTCGCCGACGCGCTGGCGGGGTTCCTCGCGGAACGGCTGGGGGTCGCCTCCCTGGACCGCGAGGCGCCCCTGTCCGAGTACGGCATGAGCTCGATCATGAGCGTGGAGCTGTCCGAGGAGCTGTCCCGCAGGTGGGGCGTCAGCCTCCCGGCCACGCTCTTCCTCGAGTACGGTGCCTTCGACGAACTGGCGGAGGCCCTGACTCAGCGTTACGGCGCGGCGGCCGCGCTGCCGAAGCCGACCGGGGACGACGACACCGCGCCCGACGCCGAGGCCGCCACCAGGGCCACCGGCTCCGCGGAGTCCGGCGAACCCGTCGAGTCCGCCGAGTCCATCGTCCCCGAAGGCGCGGCCCGGTCCGGAGCGGGTCCTGCGACCGTTCCCTTCGCCGTCCCCGCCGTCCCGGAGCGCTCCCGGCGGCCGGCGCCCGGCGGGCGCGACCTGGACGTCGCCATCGTCGCCGTGTCCGGCGACCTCCCCGGCGCCCCCGGCGGCGTGGCGGAGCTGTGGCCACTGCTGCGCGCGGGAGGCCACGCCTTCACCGACGTACCCGCCGAACGCTGGGACATCGAGGCGCACTTCGAGCCGCGCGGACCGCGCATGACGGGCACGTACTGCCGCAAGGGCGCCTTCCTCTCCGGCGCCGACCGGTTCGACCCGGCCTTCTTCGGTATCTCCGTACGCGAGGCCGAGGAGATGGACGTCCAGCAGAAGCTGCTGCTGGAACACGCCTGGGCGGTACGGGACGACGCCGGCCTCGCCGGCCGTCGCGACATCGGCGTCTTCGTCGGCGCCACCTACACCCACCACCGTGACACGCGGGGCCTGGAGACCGTGGGACCGCACACCGCGCTCGGCTCCATGAACGCGGTGCTCGCCAACCGGATCTCGTACGCCCTCGACCTCACCGGCCCCTCACAGACCGTCGACACCCTCTGCTCGTCCTCGCTCGTCGCGCTCCAGCAGGCGGTCGCCGCACTCCGCGCCGGGCACTGCGGCGCCGCGATCGTGGCGGCCTGCCAGGTCGGCCTGACGCCGTGGTACTACCGCAGCCTCAGCCAGCTCGGCGCCCTGTCGGAGACCCTGCCCAGGCCCTTCGACGAGCACGCGGACGGCTTCCTCCCCGGCGAGGGCGCCCTCGCCGTCCTGCTGAAGCCGCTCGCGGACGCGGAGCGCGACGGCGACCGGATCTGGGGCGTCGTCCGGGGCACGGCCGTCAACCACGGCGGACGCGGCAGCGCCCTGCCCGTCCCCCGCAGTGAGGCCCAGGCCGCGGTCGTCCGCGCGGCGCTGGACGACGCCGGGCTCGCCCCGGCCGACATCTCCCTCATCGAGACGCACGGCACCGCGACCCGGCTCGGCGACCCCATCGAGATCGCCGCGCTGACCGAGGTGTTCGGCGACGACCCCGACCGCGACGGGCCGTGCCACCTCGGCGCCGTCAAGGGCAACATAGGGCACCTGGAGCCGGCCGCCGGGCTCGCCGGACTGGTCAAGGCCCTGCTGTGCCTGCGGCACGGGGAGATCCCCCCGGTCGCCGGATTCGAGAAGGCCAGCAGCCATCTCGACCTGTCCTCCGGGCCGTTCGAGATCCCGACCGAGCCCCGCCCGTGGACCTCGGCAGGGCCGCGGCGCTTCGGCGTCAGCTCCTTCGGCATGGGCGGCACCAACGCCCACGTCGTCGTCGAGGAGTACCTCGGAGGCGACCGAGCAGGCGAGGCCGGGGGCGGACCTGCCGCCGAGGGCGCCCACGCGGCCGGCACGCCCGGCGAGCACCTGCTCGTCCTCTCCGGCCACACCCCTGAGGCCCTGCTGCGGCGCATGGCGGACACGCGGACGCTGCTACGCGGGGAGACCGCCTCCGGGACGCGGGAACTGTGCCGCTCCAGCGCCGTCGGACGCGACCACCGGGCGTACCGGGTCGCCGTGCTCGGCGGTACGGCCGAGGAGCTGGGCGCCGGCCTGGACCACGCCCTGCGGCTCGCGGACCGGGCCGCGGGCACCGTCGTGCGCGGCTCCGCCGTGGTGGAGACCGCGGCGGGCGGCCTCGGCGTCCCGGCCCTGCGCTACGCCGAGGGCAAGGCCGTCGACTGGGCCTCCGTGTACCCGGACCCGGCGGTACGCCGTCGGCCCCTGCCGCCGTACCCGTTCGGCGCGGCACCCGCCGACGCCGCTCCGGTGGCCACCGCCGCCCATCCGGGCCTCCCGGGTGCTTCGGCCGGTGCGCCGGGCGAGGACGTGGCCGAGGCCGTACGCGGGCTTTCTCGTGCGCATCGCGTACTGGGCGAGGAGACAGTGCCCGGCGCCGTGCCCCTCGCCCTCGGGCTGCGGGCGGCGGACGAAGTGCGCGGCGTCGCCTTCACCGGCCGGGGGAGCGGCTCTCATCCGCTCACCAGCGACCTGGACGAGCCGGGCCGCACCGGTCCGGCCACCTTCCGCCACGCGGGCCGGATCATCGCCCGGCTCACCACCGGAGGTTCCCGCACCGGGCCGGCGCCCGCCGCGCTGGACCTGGACGCCCTGCGCGCGGATCTGGGCCGCAGCCTGGCACCCGCGGGCCTCTACGCCTGGTTCGCCGCGAAGGGCATGGAACTCGCCGCGCCGCTGCGGTCGATCACCGAGGTCCACTACGGCCCCCGCCGGGTCCTGGCCCGCGTCGGCCTCGCACCGGGCGGCAGCCCGCTGGAGGCCGAGGCGACGGCGCTCGACGCCGCCTTCCAGGCCATGGCCGTGCTCACGCTCGCCGACCCGGAGGCGCCGACCGGCACCTTCCTGCCGGTCTCCATCGACCGGGCGGCGCGCTGGGGCGACCCCGCGCACACCGCGTACGTGCTGCTGGACGGCGCCGAGCCGGGCGCCGAGAGCGTACGGCGCGGCGACGCCGCCCTGCTGGCGGCCGATGGCCGGGTCCTGGTACGCCTCGACGGCATCGAGTACCGGACGGTGGGCGGGAACACCACGGGCACCGGCACCGTGGTCGGCACCGCCGCCGGAAACGCCCACGCCACCGCCGGTCCGGCCGACACGGCCGGTGCCGAGGGCAGGGGCGGTGCCCCGGGCACGGCTGCCTCCGCCGGTCCCGTTGCCCGCCCGGCACGGCTCGCGGCGGCCGAGACGGCCGTCGTCGAGGTGGTGCGCGGGGCCCTGCACGACCCCCGGATCACCGCGACGACCTCGCTCTCCGCCGTCGGCATCGACTCCATGCTCGCGACGGCCGTCGCCGCCGAGCTGGACGAGAGGTACGGGGTGCCGCTCAGCCCGACGGACGTCCTGGACGCCGCCGACTGCCGCACCCTCGCCGCCCATGTCGCCGAACTGGCGCCGAAGGACGCGTTCGCACGGCCCGCGGCCGAAGCGGCGGCGTGGGACGCCGAAGGCCCCGGCCGGCCCACGAAGCCCGGGGGAGACCCCGCCTCCGCGCCGACCGTGGAGCCCGAGAGGTCCGAGAGGCCGGAGAGGGCCGAGGGCACGGAGTCGGCGACCGGGACGGCCCGTACCGCGCGTGCCGCCGCCGACCAGGCCGTCTACCGTGCCCCACTCGTCGGCGCGGACGCAGGCGGTGCATCCGCCGACGACGTGGCCGTCATCGGACTGGCCGTGGCCCTGCCCGGCGCCACGGACCCGGACGGCCTGTGGCAGCTGCTGGCGGAGTCCGGCGACCGGATCGGTCCGGCACCGGCGCGCCGCTGGGGCCGGTACGCCGACGGGCGGGAACCGGACGTCGGCGGATTCCTCGACGGCGTCGAGGAGTTCGACGCCCGGTTCTTCGACTTCTTCCCCAAGCAGGCCGAGGCGCTCGACCCGCAGGCCCGCTGGCTGCTCCGCACCACCTGGGAGGCGCTGGAGTCGGCCGGGCTCCCGCCGCGCGGACTGTCGCCTTCCACGGGCGTGTTCGTCGGCGCCAGCTACCAGCACTACAAGGACTACAACCTCTCCCCGGAGCTGGACGCCCCCGCCGGTCTGGGCAACCACAACGCCTTCCTGGCGAACCGGGTGAGCTTCTTCCTGGATCTGCACGGGCCGAGCATGACGATCGCCACGTTGTGTTCGTCGTCGCTGGTGGCGCTGCACACGGCGGTGCGGAGCATCCGTGCGGGGGAGTGCGAGCAGGCCGTCGTCGCCGGCGTCCGGGTCGCCATGTCGCCGCTGCACTACATCGCCATGCGGAACCTGCGTGCCCTGTCGCCCTCCGGCCGGTCGCGGCCGTTCGATTCGGGTGCGGATGGGTTTGTGCCGGGTGAGGGTGTGGTGACGGTGGTGTTGAAGCCGTTGTGGGCGGCGTTGCGTGATGGTGACCGGGTGCGGGGTGTGATCAGGGGTTCGGCGGTGAACCACGGGGGTCGTACGAGTGGGCTGACGGTGCCGAGCAGTGCGGCTCAGTCGGAGGTGGTGTCGGCCGCGCTGGCGGACGCGGGGGTGCCGGTGGAGTCGATCGGTCTGGTGGAGGCGCACGGGACGGGGACCAGCCTCGGGGACCCGATCGAGGTGGAGGGTCTGACGCGTGCGTGGCGTGCGGTAACGGACCGTTCGCAGTTCTGCGCGATCGGCTCGCTCAAGAGCAACGTCGGCCACCTGGAGCCCGCTGCGGGGTTGGCGGGGCTGGTGAAGGTGCTGCTGTCGATGGAGCGGGGTGTGGTCCCGCCGTCGCTGCACGTGGGGCGGCCCAACGACCACATCCGCTTCGAGGACACGCCGTTCTACCTGGCCGACGGCGTCAAGGAGGGGCCGCGCCCCGAGAGCGGTCCGCGTCGTGGTGCGGTGAGCGCGTTCGGGATGGGCGGGGTCAACGCCCACGTCATCGTCGAGGAGCCGCCTCCCGCTCCTGACCGGGAGGTGCTCGTCCCGGAGTCGTTCGTGGTGCGGGTGAGCGGTGCGGACGAGGGGGCTGTGCGGACGCTGGCCGCCGCGTACGCCGACCGCTTCGACGCGGCCCGCGACGCCGTGGAGACCGCCGACCTCTGCCACACGGCCAACACCGGCCGCTCTCCGCTGGAGTTCCAGAGCGCCGTGCCCGGACGCTCGGCGGCGGAGCTCGCGGCGGCGCTCCGCTCAGTCGCGGACGGGACGCTCCCCGTCGCCCGCGTCGACATCGACCTCACCGCCGACGCCGCGGCGGCCCTGAGCGGGACGACCGCCGCCCCCGGCCGCCCCGTCGGCGCGGCGGCCCTGGCCAGTGCCGGGTACGCGCACATCGACTGGGCCGGCCTGTCCGCCGTGGGGGCCCGTGTCACGGACCTGCCCACCTATCCGTTCGCCGGGACCCCCTTCTGGCGCGGCCCCGATGAGGCCGACAGCCCGGAGCACGCCGAGACCCCGGCAGGGGGCGGGCAGCCGGGCACGGCGGCCGTACGCGTCGGATGGCGTGCCCGCGCGCTGCCCCCGGCGGCCTCCGGCGGACCGGCGACGGTGAGCCTGGCCGCCGCCGACCCGGGCATCGGGGAGGCCCTGGCCGGGCTGCTGCGGGACCGGGGCGTGACGGTCGTGGCACCCGGCACACCGGCCGATGCGGCCCTGGTGGTCGGCGCCCGGGACAGCCGTGACGCGGACCCCTCCGAACTGAGTTCCTTCTGGGCCGAGTTGAGCGGCCTGATGAGGGCGCTGCCGCAGGGTTCCGGCGTGCTCTGGGCCTCGTTCGGCGGGGCGGGCATCCACCCCGGCGGACAGGGCGGACACGGCGGACCGGACCCGGTCCGGGCAGCGACCGCCATGGCCGTCCGGGCCGCGGGCGCCGAGGGACGCCGGCCCACCGCCGTCGTCCACCTGGACCCCGCCGACCCGGCCGGGGCCCAGGCAGCTCACCTGGCCGCCGAGCTCGCCGCGCTGACGTCCGGCACCCCGGACGCCGCCACTGACGCGGGGACCACCGTCGCCGCCTACCGGCAGGGCGTCCGGTACGTGCCGGAGACCGTGCCCGCCCCGCCCCGTCGTCCGTACTCCCTCCCGGCCGAGGGCTACTGCCTGGTCACCGGGGGACTCGGTGCCGTCGGACTGCGGCTGACCGAACGCCTCATCGCGCGGGGCGCCCGGCGCGTCGCCGTCGTCGGCCGCTCGGCACTCGACGCCACCCGCGCGCGGGCGCTGCGGGGGCTGGCGGGCGGCGGCGCCGAGGTCGAGTACCTGCCCTGCGACGTCTCCGACCCCGCGGCCCTCGCGGCCGTGGCGGACCGGCTCGGCAGGCGCTGGGGCCGACTGGTCGGCGTCGTGCACGCCTCCGGCGGGGTCAACCCCTTCGGGGCGATGCACCGCCGCCCCTGGAGCGACGCCGAGAAGGTGCTCGCACCCAAGGTGGCGGGCTCGCTCCACGTCGTCCGCCTGGCGAAGGAGCAGCGGGCCGACTTCGCCGTCCTCGTCTCCTCGATCGCCGGCACCCAGGCCCTGGCAGGCCGCGGCCTGGTCGACTACAGCCTCGCCAACGCCTTCCAACTGGCCCTCGCCGAACGGGAGGACGACGAGGTCACCGCGGTCACCGCACACGCCTGGCCGAACTGGACCGGCATCGGGATGAAGGCCGGCGACACCTTCTCCGCCGCGTACTCGATCGGCGCCGAGGAAGCGCTCGACGCCTTCTTCGGCCATCTGCGGTCGGGCGGCGCCGTGGTCTTCCCCGGCACCTCACCCGCTCCGGCGCGGACGGAACCGGCGCCGGCCGCCCAACCCGCCCAGGCATTCCCCGCCTCCCAGCCTTCCCCGGTCACCCCAGCTACCCCGGCTGCCCGTGCCGAGAGCCCGGTCGCCGGGCCGCGAGGGGCGGGCGCCCGGCGGGACACCACCGCGATGCGCGCCCGCGTCCGGGACGCCTTCCTCCACGTGCTGGGGGAGGACCCCGGCGACCGGCCGCTCCAGGGGCTGGGCCTGGACTCCCTGATGATCGCGGAACTGACCACCGCTCTCGAACGGGGCGGAGGCCCGGCCGTCGACCCGTCGCTCCTGATGCGGGCCCGTACGGCTGACGACATCGCGGCCGAACTCGCCGTACTGCCCGACCCCGCCGTCCCCGCCGACCTCCCGGCGTCTCCCGGTCCGGCACGCGCCTTCGCTCCCGACCACGACGGGGCCGCCGCCTCCACCCTGAGCGCCCTGCTGCGCCCCCTGCTCGACCGCGACGGACAGCGCGGGGCGGTCCCGTCATGA